Proteins encoded in a region of the Flavobacterium sp. PMTSA4 genome:
- a CDS encoding DUF1569 domain-containing protein: protein MKELNQYLTILETRISFYEKENLSISKSNVGWHIDHSLKVLIGIINILKNSNPEEYKWKFNKSRLFVYTLGFIPRGKGKAPKSVQSFEAIDLNDLNSQLETTKKIISELNSLDKNANFNHPYFGVLNLKQSIYFLKLHTKHHLKIIDDILKK from the coding sequence ATGAAAGAACTCAATCAATATTTGACCATTTTAGAAACTAGAATTTCATTTTACGAAAAGGAAAATTTAAGTATTTCTAAGAGCAATGTTGGTTGGCATATTGACCATAGTTTAAAAGTATTAATTGGCATTATTAATATTTTAAAAAATTCAAATCCTGAAGAATACAAATGGAAATTTAATAAATCTAGACTTTTTGTTTACACTTTAGGTTTTATTCCGAGAGGAAAAGGCAAAGCTCCAAAATCAGTTCAATCATTTGAAGCTATCGATTTAAATGATTTGAATTCTCAGCTTGAAACAACAAAAAAGATTATATCAGAATTAAATAGTTTAGATAAAAACGCCAATTTTAATCATCCATATTTTGGAGTGCTTAATTTAAAGCAAAGCATCTATTTTTTAAAACTTCACACAAAACATCATCTAAAAATTATAGATGATATCTTAAAAAAATAA
- a CDS encoding bifunctional 5,10-methylenetetrahydrofolate dehydrogenase/5,10-methenyltetrahydrofolate cyclohydrolase: protein MELLDGKKISSDIKKEITAEVDKMKANGEKVPHLAAVIVGNDGASLTYVGSKVKACELVGFESTLVKMPSTTSETELLKKIKELNENDDIDGFIVQLPLPEQIDTQRVLMAIDPSKDVDGFHPENFGKMALDMTTFIPATPFGILELLERYNVETKGKHTVVIGRSHIVGRPMSILMGRKGFPGNSTVTLTHSYTKNIAQITTQADIIITALGVPNYLKAEMIKDDAVVIDVGITRVPDENDPRGYKITGDVDFEFVSKKASYITPVPGGVGPMTIAMLLKNTLLAREQKKLK, encoded by the coding sequence ATGGAATTATTAGACGGAAAGAAAATCTCTAGTGATATCAAGAAAGAAATCACAGCTGAAGTAGATAAAATGAAAGCCAACGGCGAAAAAGTTCCTCATTTAGCGGCAGTTATTGTTGGGAATGATGGCGCAAGTTTAACTTATGTTGGTAGCAAAGTTAAAGCTTGTGAATTGGTTGGATTTGAATCTACTTTGGTAAAAATGCCAAGCACAACATCGGAAACGGAATTGCTTAAAAAAATCAAAGAGTTGAATGAAAATGATGATATTGATGGATTTATAGTGCAATTACCATTACCTGAACAAATTGATACACAAAGAGTATTAATGGCAATTGATCCAAGTAAAGATGTTGATGGTTTTCATCCTGAAAATTTCGGTAAAATGGCATTAGATATGACTACTTTTATACCAGCAACACCATTTGGAATTCTTGAATTATTGGAACGTTATAATGTTGAAACCAAAGGAAAACATACCGTTGTAATTGGTAGAAGTCACATTGTTGGTAGACCAATGAGTATCTTAATGGGAAGAAAAGGATTTCCTGGAAATTCAACTGTTACTTTAACTCATAGTTATACCAAAAATATTGCTCAAATTACAACACAAGCCGATATTATTATTACAGCACTTGGTGTTCCAAATTATCTGAAAGCCGAAATGATAAAAGATGATGCTGTAGTTATTGATGTTGGAATTACTCGTGTTCCTGATGAAAATGATCCAAGAGGTTATAAAATTACAGGTGATGTTGATTTTGAATTTGTTTCCAAAAAAGCATCTTATATAACTCCAGTTCCTGGTGGAGTTGGACCAATGACAATTGCAATGCTGCTGAAAAATACACTTTTAGCACGCGAACAGAAAAAACTAAAATAA
- a CDS encoding MATE family efflux transporter, with protein sequence MKLTNYTKEFRYNMKLAYPIILGMIGHTVVSIVDNIMVGKLGPTELAAVSLGNSFVFIAMSLGIGFSTAITPLVAEADGKKSIEEGRLAFHHGLYLCTILGSVLFALIYFCKPLIAYMGQSEEVVELAKPYLDIVGFSLIPLIMYQAYKQFADGLSETKYSMWATILANVVNVVLNYLLIYGIWFFPKLGIVGAAIGTIASRIVMLIFMHYMMNTKTKFHPYFKGFTLKEIKKEINIKIIRLGTPSAMQMLFEVVLFTAAIWLCGIIGVTSQAANQVALSVASLTFMFAMGLSVTAMIRVGNQKGKSDFIALRRIAFSIFLLAVLLEIVFALLFIVFHEYIPKVFVKNNDVIHLVENAEVVSIAAKLLLVAAVFQISDGLQVVVLGALRGLQDVKIPMYITFVAYWVIGFPVSFYLGLYTELKAVGVWIGLLSGLSAAALFLYLRFNYLTKKLITNY encoded by the coding sequence GTGAAATTAACTAATTATACAAAAGAGTTTAGATACAATATGAAACTAGCGTATCCAATTATTTTAGGAATGATTGGTCATACAGTTGTTAGTATTGTAGATAATATTATGGTTGGGAAATTAGGTCCAACTGAATTGGCAGCAGTTTCATTAGGAAACAGTTTTGTGTTTATTGCCATGTCTTTAGGAATTGGTTTTTCAACAGCAATTACACCACTTGTTGCTGAAGCCGATGGTAAAAAAAGCATCGAAGAAGGCAGATTGGCTTTTCATCATGGTTTGTATTTGTGTACCATTTTAGGTAGTGTTTTGTTTGCTTTAATCTACTTCTGCAAACCATTAATTGCTTATATGGGTCAATCAGAAGAAGTAGTTGAGTTGGCAAAACCTTATTTAGACATTGTTGGTTTTTCATTAATTCCTTTGATTATGTATCAAGCCTACAAGCAATTTGCTGACGGTTTGAGTGAAACCAAATATTCAATGTGGGCTACTATTTTGGCCAATGTTGTCAATGTAGTTCTAAATTATCTATTAATTTATGGAATTTGGTTTTTTCCTAAACTTGGAATAGTCGGAGCAGCAATAGGTACTATTGCATCAAGAATTGTGATGCTCATATTTATGCATTACATGATGAATACTAAAACTAAATTTCATCCCTACTTTAAAGGATTTACGCTAAAAGAAATAAAAAAGGAAATCAATATAAAAATCATCCGATTAGGAACTCCATCAGCGATGCAAATGTTATTTGAAGTCGTTTTATTTACGGCAGCAATATGGCTTTGTGGAATTATTGGAGTAACCAGTCAAGCGGCAAATCAGGTTGCTTTGAGTGTAGCTTCATTAACTTTTATGTTTGCTATGGGTTTAAGTGTTACGGCAATGATTAGAGTTGGAAATCAAAAAGGGAAGTCTGATTTTATTGCATTAAGAAGAATAGCGTTTTCTATTTTTTTACTAGCCGTTTTGCTTGAAATAGTTTTTGCACTGCTATTTATTGTTTTCCATGAATATATTCCAAAAGTGTTTGTAAAAAACAATGATGTTATCCATTTAGTTGAAAATGCCGAAGTGGTTTCTATCGCTGCCAAGTTACTTTTGGTAGCTGCTGTTTTTCAAATTTCAGATGGATTGCAGGTTGTAGTTCTTGGAGCATTACGAGGATTACAAGATGTAAAAATACCAATGTATATTACTTTTGTTGCCTACTGGGTTATTGGTTTTCCTGTTTCATTTTATTTAGGACTTTACACAGAATTAAAAGCAGTTGGAGTTTGGATTGGATTGCTTTCAGGATTATCTGCTGCCGCATTATTTTTGTATCTTCGCTTTAATTATTTGACCAAAAAACTAATCACTAATTACTAA
- a CDS encoding PPK2 family polyphosphate kinase: MQHINPDDFKVTTKIKLNEIPTELDIDTSKKEEETALDEVQIKLSKKQDAMYAHNRYAFLICLQGMDTSGKDSLIREVFKEFNPRGVVVHSFKTPTSNELEHDYLWRHYIALPEKGKFAVFNRTHYENVLVTRVHPEYIMFENLPGVEKVEDITPQFWENRMDQIKNFEKHISQNGTKILKFYLHMSKEEQRKRLLKRLETPEDNWKFSTGDLKERERWDDYMKYYEEAINKTSTDYAPWYIIPADDKGVARYIVAKTIWQELNKLKDIIEPQLDEKVKANFDVYKKQLE, encoded by the coding sequence ATGCAACATATTAATCCAGATGATTTTAAAGTAACCACTAAAATAAAATTAAACGAAATCCCAACGGAATTAGATATTGACACTTCAAAAAAAGAAGAAGAAACAGCATTAGATGAAGTGCAAATAAAATTGAGTAAAAAACAAGATGCGATGTATGCTCATAATCGTTATGCTTTTCTGATTTGTTTGCAAGGAATGGATACCAGTGGAAAAGATAGTTTGATAAGAGAAGTATTTAAGGAGTTTAATCCTCGTGGAGTAGTGGTTCATAGTTTTAAAACACCAACTTCTAATGAATTGGAACACGATTATCTTTGGCGTCATTACATCGCTTTACCCGAAAAAGGAAAGTTTGCGGTTTTTAACCGAACTCATTATGAAAATGTATTGGTAACACGTGTTCATCCTGAATATATTATGTTTGAAAATCTTCCAGGTGTCGAAAAAGTAGAAGATATTACACCACAGTTTTGGGAAAACAGAATGGATCAAATAAAAAACTTTGAAAAACATATTTCTCAAAACGGAACTAAAATCTTAAAGTTCTATCTTCACATGAGTAAAGAAGAACAACGCAAACGATTATTAAAACGATTAGAAACACCAGAAGACAATTGGAAGTTTTCTACAGGCGATTTAAAAGAGCGTGAACGTTGGGATGATTATATGAAATACTATGAAGAAGCAATTAACAAAACGTCAACTGATTATGCACCTTGGTATATTATCCCCGCAGATGATAAAGGTGTTGCTAGATACATAGTAGCAAAGACAATTTGGCAAGAACTCAATAAACTTAAAGACATAATAGAGCCACAACTTGATGAAAAAGTGAAAGCTAACTTTGATGTATACAAAAAGCAGTTAGAATAA
- a CDS encoding DUF1456 family protein has protein sequence MTNNDIFKKLRVALQLRDDQIVEILQLVDFRMSKGELGNFFRDEKHPKYMECGDQVLRNFLNGLVIHLRGTKENPKNPQEVIKSHKSNTDNNKKIDEKPKTVFPKKKPIPKKQTPKTPVIEKVNYKNGKKK, from the coding sequence ATGACAAATAACGATATATTCAAAAAACTAAGAGTAGCACTTCAATTGCGCGATGACCAAATTGTCGAAATTCTTCAATTGGTTGATTTCAGAATGTCAAAAGGTGAACTTGGTAATTTTTTTCGAGATGAAAAACATCCAAAATATATGGAATGTGGTGATCAAGTGTTACGTAATTTTTTGAATGGATTGGTTATTCACCTTCGTGGAACAAAAGAAAATCCAAAGAATCCACAAGAAGTAATTAAAAGTCATAAATCAAATACTGATAACAATAAAAAAATAGACGAAAAACCAAAAACTGTATTCCCGAAAAAGAAACCTATTCCAAAAAAACAAACTCCAAAAACACCAGTAATTGAAAAAGTAAATTACAAAAACGGGAAAAAGAAATAG
- a CDS encoding RNA polymerase sigma factor, with product MNDFQIQGCRKKQRDAQRQVYEYLAPKLYRTCKRYLKKEEEIEEVLADAFYTVFTKIEQLKENYAFEAWARKITVNQCLLQLKRNVNFNLYLEDTSVYLHPETVAATQLEEEDLLKLLDLIPEGCKTIFNLFVIEGYGHKEIAAMLQISEGTSKSQLNVAKTKLKELINKFYYQNAK from the coding sequence ATTAACGATTTTCAAATACAAGGATGCAGAAAAAAACAGCGCGATGCGCAAAGACAGGTCTATGAATACCTGGCACCAAAGCTATACAGAACCTGCAAACGCTATTTGAAGAAAGAAGAAGAAATAGAAGAAGTATTAGCTGATGCCTTTTATACAGTATTTACTAAAATAGAACAATTAAAAGAAAACTATGCCTTTGAAGCTTGGGCACGAAAGATAACAGTAAACCAATGTTTACTACAATTAAAAAGGAATGTAAACTTTAATCTCTATCTCGAAGACACATCGGTTTATCTGCATCCTGAAACGGTTGCCGCAACACAACTGGAAGAAGAAGATTTATTAAAGCTCTTAGACTTAATTCCCGAAGGATGCAAAACCATTTTCAACCTTTTTGTAATTGAAGGCTACGGACACAAAGAAATAGCAGCTATGCTTCAAATATCGGAAGGCACATCAAAATCGCAGTTGAATGTTGCCAAAACAAAATTAAAAGAACTCATCAACAAGTTCTATTATCAAAACGCAAAGTAA
- a CDS encoding YgaP family membrane protein — translation MKKNMGSADKLIRLLIAAVIAYLYYNETISGTLGLVLLVFAVVFVLTSLVSFCPLYVPFGISTCSNEKNKS, via the coding sequence ATGAAAAAAAACATGGGTTCAGCTGATAAATTAATTAGATTATTAATTGCAGCAGTAATAGCTTATTTGTATTATAACGAAACTATTTCAGGAACTTTAGGACTTGTTTTGCTAGTTTTTGCAGTAGTTTTTGTTTTAACTAGCTTAGTAAGTTTTTGTCCTTTGTATGTTCCTTTTGGAATTTCAACTTGTAGTAATGAAAAAAACAAATCCTGA
- a CDS encoding alpha/beta hydrolase — MKKNLLLLLLLNMFVGFSQESTASKNVSTFTIEAKQLNTTKKIWVNLPENYANSSKKYPVIYMHDAQNIFDAKTSYIGEWNVDETLDSINAQVIVIGIEHGGEKRIDELTPCKHPKYNGGNADAYLDFIVNTLKPKIDSIYRTKTNAKNTAIFGSSLGGLVSFYAALKYPNVFGKVGCFSPSFWFCRNELNALMEKTKDFDTKIYFLCGDNEGDDDVIRDMGNVEKWVNTKRCECKKKNKKVIVKGGQHNEKLWRENFKKAYLWLF; from the coding sequence TTGAAAAAGAATTTACTCTTACTGTTGCTTTTAAATATGTTTGTTGGATTTTCTCAAGAAAGTACAGCTTCAAAAAACGTTTCAACCTTCACAATTGAAGCAAAACAACTCAATACAACAAAGAAAATTTGGGTTAATTTACCTGAAAACTATGCTAATTCTTCCAAAAAATATCCAGTAATTTATATGCATGATGCTCAAAATATTTTTGATGCAAAAACTTCATACATTGGAGAATGGAATGTAGACGAAACATTAGATTCAATTAATGCGCAAGTAATTGTTATTGGAATAGAACATGGAGGCGAAAAACGTATTGATGAACTAACGCCATGTAAACATCCAAAGTATAACGGCGGAAATGCTGATGCATATTTAGATTTCATAGTAAATACTTTAAAACCTAAAATCGATAGTATTTACAGAACTAAAACGAATGCCAAAAACACAGCTATTTTTGGAAGTTCTTTAGGTGGTTTAGTTTCTTTTTATGCAGCTTTAAAATATCCCAATGTGTTTGGAAAAGTAGGTTGTTTTTCTCCATCATTTTGGTTTTGTCGAAATGAATTGAATGCTTTAATGGAAAAAACTAAAGATTTTGATACTAAAATCTATTTCCTTTGCGGTGACAATGAAGGCGATGATGATGTGATTCGAGATATGGGAAATGTAGAAAAATGGGTGAATACTAAACGTTGTGAATGCAAAAAGAAAAACAAAAAAGTTATTGTAAAAGGCGGACAACATAACGAAAAATTATGGCGCGAAAATTTTAAAAAGGCTTACCTTTGGTTATTCTAA
- a CDS encoding excinuclease ABC subunit B, producing MENYEEKLALLSEMISFSVVDGQLHKREYLFLTMIAEELEISKEDLNSLFHQENNSVVIKSEFERIQQFYRLALLMHCDGVLHERETIKIHEIGINMGLNPHAIKRVLKAMEQSPNKMISPEFLLEVFQEQLN from the coding sequence ATGGAAAATTACGAAGAAAAATTAGCACTATTATCAGAGATGATTTCTTTTTCTGTTGTCGACGGTCAATTGCATAAAAGAGAATATCTTTTTTTAACGATGATTGCTGAAGAATTAGAAATATCGAAAGAAGATTTAAATTCTTTGTTCCATCAAGAAAACAATTCAGTAGTTATAAAGTCTGAATTTGAAAGAATTCAACAGTTTTACCGTTTGGCATTGTTAATGCATTGTGATGGCGTTTTACACGAACGAGAAACTATCAAAATTCATGAAATAGGAATTAATATGGGTTTAAATCCGCATGCTATAAAACGTGTTTTGAAAGCGATGGAACAATCACCAAATAAAATGATTTCTCCTGAATTTTTATTAGAAGTTTTTCAGGAACAGTTGAACTAA
- a CDS encoding vWA domain-containing protein yields MKNFKTFSLAITMLFCIVSLAQQKTITGIVSDNLGPLPGATIVVKGTTRGTQTDFDGKYSIKATKGETLVFSYVGYNSKSVKIGNSSKINVELNGVQTLQEVVVTSYDIKTKESYTGSVSKPLNGKVAGIQVGTTNSSIQIRGYATLKQEDKSHNPIYPSKNDTVIINESDEDYGVFVENVFESPRTSPLSTFSIDVDNASYTNIRRFINNGQKVPKDAVRIEEMMNFFKYKYPQPKDEHPFSINSEYSDCPWNSSNKLVRIGLQGKNIDDSKLPASNLVFLIDVSGSMSSANKLPLLKESMKVLVNQLRADDKVAIVVYAGAAGLVLPPTSGDKKMTIIDALDKLQSGGSTAGGAGIMLAYKTAKEHFIKGGNNRVVLATDGDFNVGASSDNDMQRLIEEERKSGVFLTCLGFGMGNYKDSKMETLANKGNGNYAYIDNIQEANRFLGKEFKGSMFAIAKDVKIQIEFNPAFVQAYRLIGYENRKLRPEDFKNDEIDAGELGSGHTVTALYEIIPVNVKCDYFQPMEATKYSKVENKGNNYQNELATIKFRYKKPDGDKSIEMINTIASSSKALNNVSDDFKFTAAVAWFGLNLRDSKLVKNKSLTDIKKLAKEGLANDDEGYKAEFIRLIEGGNTFIASKN; encoded by the coding sequence ATGAAAAATTTCAAAACATTTTCATTAGCCATAACTATGCTTTTTTGTATCGTTAGTTTGGCACAACAAAAAACCATTACCGGAATAGTTTCTGATAATTTAGGTCCATTACCTGGTGCAACAATCGTAGTCAAAGGTACCACTCGTGGCACTCAAACCGACTTTGACGGAAAGTATTCCATCAAAGCTACAAAAGGCGAAACTCTGGTATTTAGTTATGTAGGCTACAATTCTAAATCCGTTAAAATCGGCAATAGTTCTAAAATTAATGTAGAATTAAACGGAGTACAAACGCTGCAAGAAGTTGTGGTTACTTCCTATGACATAAAAACAAAAGAATCTTATACTGGCTCTGTTTCAAAACCTCTGAATGGAAAGGTAGCTGGAATTCAAGTTGGAACAACCAATTCAAGCATTCAAATCAGAGGTTATGCGACTTTAAAACAAGAGGACAAAAGTCACAATCCAATTTATCCTTCTAAAAATGATACTGTTATTATAAATGAAAGTGATGAAGATTATGGTGTATTCGTAGAAAACGTTTTTGAAAGCCCTAGAACTTCGCCTCTTTCTACTTTTTCTATCGATGTCGATAACGCTTCTTATACCAACATTCGTCGTTTTATCAACAACGGACAAAAAGTACCAAAAGACGCAGTGCGTATTGAAGAAATGATGAACTTCTTCAAATATAAATATCCACAACCAAAAGACGAGCATCCTTTTTCAATCAATTCTGAATATAGTGATTGCCCATGGAATTCTAGTAACAAATTAGTTCGCATTGGGTTGCAAGGCAAAAACATTGACGATTCTAAACTACCTGCTTCAAACTTAGTATTCTTAATTGATGTTTCGGGTTCCATGAGTTCGGCTAATAAATTGCCTTTGTTGAAAGAATCAATGAAAGTATTGGTAAACCAATTACGTGCTGATGATAAAGTAGCCATAGTGGTTTATGCTGGTGCAGCAGGATTAGTTTTACCTCCTACTTCGGGCGATAAAAAGATGACAATTATTGATGCGTTAGACAAATTACAGTCTGGTGGAAGCACTGCTGGTGGCGCAGGCATTATGCTGGCTTATAAAACCGCAAAAGAACATTTCATCAAAGGTGGAAACAACCGCGTTGTATTGGCTACTGATGGCGATTTTAACGTGGGTGCATCTTCTGATAATGACATGCAACGTTTGATTGAAGAAGAACGCAAATCGGGAGTGTTTTTAACTTGTTTGGGGTTTGGAATGGGGAATTATAAAGACAGTAAAATGGAAACTTTGGCCAACAAAGGCAACGGAAACTATGCTTATATTGATAACATTCAGGAAGCGAATCGTTTCTTGGGCAAAGAGTTTAAAGGTTCAATGTTTGCCATTGCTAAAGATGTGAAAATTCAAATTGAGTTTAACCCAGCGTTTGTTCAGGCATATCGATTAATTGGTTATGAAAACAGAAAACTGCGTCCAGAAGACTTTAAGAATGACGAAATTGACGCGGGCGAATTGGGTAGCGGACATACCGTAACGGCATTATACGAAATTATTCCTGTGAATGTAAAATGTGACTACTTTCAACCGATGGAAGCTACCAAATATTCTAAAGTAGAAAACAAAGGCAACAATTATCAAAACGAACTGGCAACTATCAAATTCCGTTATAAAAAACCTGATGGTGACAAAAGCATCGAAATGATTAATACTATTGCTTCGAGTTCAAAAGCTTTAAACAATGTATCAGATGATTTTAAGTTTACGGCTGCTGTGGCATGGTTTGGATTAAATCTTAGAGATTCAAAATTGGTTAAAAACAAATCATTAACCGATATCAAAAAACTAGCAAAAGAAGGTTTAGCTAACGATGATGAAGGCTACAAAGCCGAATTCATTAGATTGATTGAAGGCGGAAATACGTTTATTGCTTCTAAAAATTAA
- a CDS encoding sensor histidine kinase: MEQTEYILIVLVFNLFFILFMVAIISYMWQYNRKKKENEVLLQAEKDRHQKELFATQIEMQKRTMQEIGREIHDNVGQKLTLASLYIQQLIYTNKIPAEDESMNNVNSILNDSLNDLRQLSKSLSDDSIENNSLPELLKKEISKINSIIDSQLVIDNEGNYKSVDYHAKSVLIRICQEFIQNSLKYANCSLITITLSYENESITLSLSDNGTGFNINDTKSEGIGLKNMKKRSEIIGGEFSLSSDSNGTKIIIKLPITI, from the coding sequence ATGGAGCAAACCGAATACATATTAATAGTATTAGTTTTTAATTTATTTTTTATTCTTTTTATGGTGGCTATCATATCCTATATGTGGCAATATAATAGGAAGAAAAAAGAAAATGAAGTACTACTACAAGCCGAAAAAGACCGTCATCAAAAAGAACTTTTTGCTACTCAAATTGAAATGCAAAAAAGAACCATGCAGGAAATAGGTAGAGAAATACATGATAATGTTGGTCAAAAGTTAACTTTAGCAAGTTTGTACATCCAACAATTAATCTATACTAATAAAATTCCAGCAGAGGACGAAAGCATGAACAATGTCAATTCAATATTAAATGATTCTTTGAATGATTTAAGACAATTATCAAAATCTTTGAGCGATGATTCTATAGAAAACAACTCGTTACCTGAATTATTGAAAAAAGAAATTAGCAAAATCAATTCGATAATTGATTCTCAATTAGTCATTGATAATGAAGGAAATTATAAATCTGTTGATTATCATGCTAAAAGTGTTTTGATAAGAATATGTCAAGAGTTTATTCAAAATTCTTTGAAATATGCAAATTGTAGCTTAATCACAATTACCTTAAGCTATGAAAATGAATCAATTACACTTTCACTTTCAGATAACGGAACTGGTTTTAATATTAATGATACTAAATCAGAAGGAATTGGTTTAAAAAACATGAAAAAAAGAAGTGAAATAATTGGCGGAGAATTTTCTTTATCAAGCGATAGTAACGGAACAAAAATTATAATAAAATTACCTATAACTATTTAA
- a CDS encoding response regulator transcription factor — translation MKYSIAIVDDHTLIAKALSGIISTFNDFEVLYECENGKELQEKFLDKNNHPKIVLLDVSMPIMNGFETAKWLTENHPDVYIMALSMQNEDQSVIKMVKNGAKGYLLKNTYPADLETALLTMVKNGFYYPEWAANKIFNSIGQKTEPSKKIDSSLTERELEFLKYVATELSYKEIGELMSCSARTVENYRDSVCEKLQMKTRIGLAVYAIKSGLIVL, via the coding sequence ATGAAATATTCTATTGCAATTGTTGATGACCACACACTAATTGCAAAAGCGCTTAGTGGCATTATATCCACCTTCAATGATTTTGAAGTGCTTTATGAATGCGAAAATGGCAAAGAACTTCAAGAAAAATTTCTTGATAAAAACAATCATCCAAAAATTGTTCTTCTTGATGTTAGTATGCCAATAATGAATGGTTTTGAAACTGCAAAATGGCTGACTGAAAATCATCCTGATGTTTATATCATGGCATTAAGCATGCAAAATGAAGATCAAAGTGTAATTAAAATGGTCAAAAACGGTGCTAAAGGATATCTTTTAAAAAACACTTATCCTGCAGATTTAGAAACAGCATTGTTAACTATGGTAAAAAATGGATTTTATTATCCTGAATGGGCCGCCAATAAAATATTTAATAGCATAGGTCAAAAAACCGAACCATCTAAAAAAATTGATTCCTCACTTACTGAAAGAGAATTGGAATTCCTGAAATATGTAGCTACTGAGTTAAGCTATAAAGAAATAGGTGAATTAATGAGTTGCAGCGCAAGAACTGTTGAAAACTATAGAGATAGTGTTTGTGAAAAACTCCAAATGAAAACCAGAATAGGATTAGCCGTTTATGCAATTAAAAGTGGCTTGATTGTCCTTTAA